The Vicinamibacterales bacterium genome contains the following window.
ACTGGCTCGCGCGCAGCCGGACGTTCGAGAAGATCGCCGGCTTCACGCCGGCGGTCGGGGGCATGGTGATGGCTGGGGCGGACGGCACCGCCGAGACCGTCTCGCGTCAGTGGGTCACGGCCGGCATCTTCGACGTCCTCGGCGTCACCCCGGTGGTCGGCCGGACCTTCAGCGAGGAAGACGACGCGAAGCGGCTCAGCGTGGTCGTGCTGAGCGAATCGTCGTGGCGGACGCGCTTCAACGCGGACCCGGGCATCGCCGGCCGGCAGCTCCGGCTGGACGGGTCGATGTGGACCGTGGTCGGCGTGATCCCGAAAGAGATTCAGATTCTCGGCGATACCAGCATGTGGGCGATGCGGCCGATCAAAGGGCTGCCGCCGCGCCTGCGCGCCGCGTACGCCCTGCAGGTCGTCGGCCGGATGAAGCCCGGCGTCTCGGTCGAAACGGCGGCGTCGGACCTGCAGGCGGTGGCTGCGGGGCTCGCGACGGAGTTCCCGCAGACCAACAAGGGGCGCGGCGTGGCGGTCGAGACGCTGCACCGGACGATGATCGGCAGCGATCTGCGGGTCACCTCGATGCTGTTCCTCGGCGTCGTCGCGTTCGTGCTGCTCATCTGCTGTGCCAACGTAGCCAGCCTGCTGCTGGCGCGCGCCACGGTGCGCGTGCGCGAGCTGGCGGTACGCTCGGCGCTCGGCGCCGGGCGGCGCCGCATCGTCCGGCAGTTGCTCACCGAGAGCGTTCTCCTCTCGCTCATCGGCGGCGCGCTCGGCGCAGCGCTGGGCGCGGCGATCCTGAGCGCGGCGCCGTCGATCGTGCCCGCCGGACTGTTGCCGCCGACCGTCCAGCTCGCGTTCGACATGCGGGTCGTGGCGTTCTGCGCCGGCGCGGCGCTCGTCGTCGGGCTGCTGTTCGGAGTGATGCCCGCGGTCAAAGCGACGCAGTTCTCGTCCGCCGGGATCATGGCATCGAACAGCCGCAGCGTGACCTCTGGAGGCGGCCGGCTCCGCGCGCTGCTCGTGACGGCGGAAGTCGCGACCGCGGTGCTGCTGCTGTTCGGCGGCGGACTGCTGCTGCGCACGCTGCTCGCCGTCGATGCCTACGATCGCGGTTACCGTGCCGGCAGCGTCCTGTCGATGCTGATCGATCCGCTCGGATCGAAGTACCCCACGCCCGAGCTGCTGCAGCAGTTCTACGATCAGGTGGACGCCGAGGTGAGCGCCGTTCCGAACGTTGCCGCAGTCGCCTGGGCGAGTGCGCTGCCGCTCGACTTCTTCGACGACGGCGGGCTGACCTACGAGATTGCCGGCGATGCGCCGCTGGCCGAGCGCGAGCGTCCCACCACCGAATACCAGGTGGTCAGCCCGTCGTACTTCGCCGCGCTCGATCTGCCGATCCTTGCCGGCCGCGGTTTCGAGCGGCAGGACGGCCCGAAGAGCGTTCCCGTCTGCATCGTCAACGAGGCGTTCGCGCGTTCGCTCGGGGGGCGTTCGGCGGTCGGTCTGCGCATCGCCCTGCGGCCGGCATCCGCGCCGCAGGCGGCGCCATCGATTCGCGAGATCGTGGGCGTGGCGCGCCAGGTGAAGGGACGTCCCGACGAGCGCAACGACTTCGTCCAGGTCTACGTGCCGATGGCGCAGGATCTCGCGGACGACGTCTACATGGTGGTGCGGCCGAAGGCCGGTCCGGCGGAAGCGCTGACGGGAGCGGTACGGGCGGCTATCTCGCGTGTCGATCGCGAACAGCTGGTCAGCGTGCGTGAGGTCAGGACGCTGGACGACATCGCCCGGGCGGTGACCTCGCGTCACCGGTTCCGCGCCGTCCTGGTGGCCGCGTTCGCGGCGCTGGCGCTGGTGCTCGCGATGGTGGGCGTGTTCGGCATCCTGGCCTACTCGGTCCAGCAGCACGTGCGCGATTTCGGGGTGCGCCGTGCGCTCGGCGCGACCGGCAGCGACATCCTGCGGCTCGTCACGCTCGGTGCGGCGCGCGTGATCGCCGCCGGCGTCGCGATCGGCCTCGTGCTGGCGGCAATGCTCGGGCGGCTGATCGAGTCGGTGCTGTTCGGCGTGCGCCCGCTGGACCCCGCCACGTTCGCGGTGGTGACGATCGTGCTGGGGATCACGGCAGCCCTGGCGATTGCCGGCCCGGCCTGGAGGGCGGTGCGGATCGATCCCGCGTCGGCGCTCCGGCAGTAACGGCTGCCAGCGTGATTCGACGCGCGTCCGGGACCGTGTGCCAGGCGCGCCCACTCCGCCCACGCCGCGCACAGGCGCGCAGCAGAAACCCGCGCCATTCCGCTGGTTTTCGACGATCCGGTCCTGGCACGCTCGACGCATTCTTCCGCGGCATGCAGGCCCTCAACCCGATGATGCAGTGGGAAATGTATGCGCCGGGCACCGCGATCGCCTTCTCGGCGGTGGCCGACGATTCCGGTATTCGCGTGACGTTGCAGCGGGACCAGATGCCGGTGCTCACCGGCGCGGCGGCGGATACGACGATGCTCTTGCGGCTGTCGCAGCAACTGCGCGCGCAGCTGCAGGGACTTGGCTACGCGTCGAAGCCGCCGGCCGGGCGGCTGTCGGCGCTCGAAGGGGGACCGTGCTGGGGTCCCGCGGCGCCGCTGAACTCCTCGCTGATCGAGACCCTGCTGCGCGCCGCCCCGCGCGCGGCGGCGTGGTGAGTCTGACCGCGCGCAAGCCCGCAGGGTAATATCCATGGCGTGACCAGCCTGCCCGAGCTTTTCCGCAACAACCGCGCGTGGGCGCGCGCCATCGTCGAGCGGCAGCCCGACTTCTTCGCCGCGCTCGCGGCGCAACAGACGCCCAGGTATCTCTGGATTGGCTGCGCCGACAGCCGCGTGCCGGCGAACGAGATCGTGGGGCTGATGCCGGGCGAGCTGTTCGTCCATCGCAACGTCGCCAACGTGGTGGTGCACACCGACCTGAACTGCCTGTCCGTGCTGCAGTACGCCGTCGACGTGCTGGCGGTGCGGCACGTGATCGTCTGCGGCCACTATGGCTGCGGCGGCGTGCGCGCCGCCTACCTGAGGATGCCGCTGGGCCTGATCGACAACTGGCTGCGCCACGTGCAGGACGTACGGGATCGGCACCAGCCGCAGCTGGCGCTGCTCGACGGCGACGAGCCGCGCATCGACCGCCTGTGCGAGCTGAACGTGGTCGATCAGGTGCGGCACGTCGCCCAGACGACCATCGTGCGGGATGCCTGGCAGCGCGGGCAGCCGCTCACGCTGCACGGCTGGATCTACGACGTGAAGGACGGGCTGCTGCGTGATCTCGGGTGCACCGCCTCGACCCCGGACGAACTCGCCGCCGCCTGCGACCGCTCCACGCTCGCGCCCGCGGGAGGAGAACGCCGCTCCCCAGACTGAGGCGGGGCGAGTGCTGAGCGTCGGGAACAGCTAAGCTTGCCGTCGATGCGCGACCGGACTAACTTAGGCGGGATGCCGGTGAGCGTGTTGTGCCCGCAGGTGCTGGATGCCGGGGCGCGCGCCCGGCTGCACAGCGCCGTCGAGGCGACCGTGCGGCGGTGGCGGCCCGGGTTCGAGAAGTGGCAGCTGAGCCTGTTCCGGTCACAGAGCGGCGACGGCTGGGATCTTGCGATCAGGGGACCGCGGTTCCGCAAGGTGCTGACGCTGAACGGACCGCTGGACGATTTGCCTGGCCTGGTGACGGCTTATGTTGACGCCGTCCTCGCCAACGCGTGACCGCAAGTACATAATCTGACCGTGCTGCCCGCCACTGACGCTTTCGACGCGCTCGCCGGCGCGCGCCATTCCGACCCCTTCTCGATCCTCGGTCCCCACGTCGACGCCGGCGCGCTCGTGATCCGAGCGTTCCAGCCGTCCGCCGGACGGATCGACGTCGTCCACGCCGGCGGCGCGACGACGATGGAACGCGTGCACGAAGGGGGGGTGTTCGAGGCGCGCCTTCCGGGTCAGCGGGACGTCATCGACTACCGCCTCCGCATCACGTATCCGGGCGACGACACCGTGACGATCGACGATCCGTATCGGTACGGGCGCGTCATCACGGAATACGACCTCTACCTGTTCGGCCAGGGGCGGCATACCCGGATCTACGACAAGCTCGGCGCGAACCTGATGCGGATTGGCGACGCCGAGGGTGTTCATTTCGGCGTGTGGGCCCCCAACGCCGACCGCGTCAGCGTCGTCGGCGACTTCAACGCCTGGGACGGCCGGGTGCATCCGATGCGCCGCCTGGGGGCGTCGGGCGTCTGGGAGATCTTCGTTCCCGGCGTCGCCGCGGGCGATCGCTACAAGTACGAGATCCGTTCGAGCCAGCACGGCGAGCTGCTGCTGAAGGCCGATCCCTACGGGCTCCTGTTCGAGAAGCCGCCGCTCTCGGCATCCGTGGTCGCCGATCGCGGCCACACCTGGAGCGACGCGCAGTGGCTGATCGATCGAGCGGGGTGCAACGCCTGGTTCGATCGCCCGATGGCGATCTACGAAGTTCACCTCGGATCGTGGGCGCGCGTTCCGGAAGAGGGGAACCGGCCGCTGACCTATAGCGAGGCCGCCGAGCGGCTCATCCCGTACGTCAAGGAGATGGGCTACACCCATATCGAACTGCTCCCGGTGATGGAGCATCCCTTCTTCGGGTCGTGGGGCTATCAGGTCACCGGCTTCTTCGCGCCGAGCGCGCGCTACGGCACGCCCGCCGAGTTCAAGGGCTTCGTCGACGCCTGCCACCGCAACGGGATCGGCGTGATCCTGGACTGGGTGCCGGGGCATTTCCCGAAGGACGCCCACGGCCTGGCGCGGTTCGACGGCACGCACCTCTACGAGCACGCCGATCCGCGGCAAGGGGAGCATCTCGACTGGGGCACGCTGATCTTCAACTACGGGCGCAACGAGGTGCGCAATTTCCTGCTCGCCAACGCGCTGTTCTGGCTCGAGGAGTACCACCTCGACGGCCTGCGGGTCGACGCGGTCGCCTCGATGCTCTACCTGGATTTTTCGAAGGGGCCCGGTCAGTGGCTCCCGAACCGGTACGGCGGCAAGGAGAACCTCGAGGCGATCGACTTCCTGCGGGAGCTGAACACGCTGACCCACGGCGAGCATCCGGGGTCGATCACCGTCGCCGAAGAATCGACCGCCTTTCCCGGCGTGACCCGCCCGACGCACCTCGGCGGCCTGGGTTTCACCTACAAGTGGAACATGGGCTGGATGAACGACACCCTCGAATACGTGAAGCAGGACCCGGTGTACCGCCGATTCCATCACCGCCTGCTGACGTTCTCGCTGCTGTATGCGTTCAGCGAGAACTACATCCTGCCGTTCTCGCACGACGAGGTCGTGCACCTGAAAGGCTCGATGTGGGCGAAGCCGACGGGCGACGAGTGGCAGCGCGCGGCGACCTTGCGCACCTTGTACGGCTACATGTACGCGCACCCGGGCAAGCAGCTGATGTTCATGGGCGCGGAGTTCGGCCAGCATCGCGAGTGGAACCACGACGTCAGCCTCGACTGGCACCTGCTCGACCTGCCGCTGCACCGCGGCCTGCAGCAGTTCGTGCGCGACCTGAACCGGACGTACGTCGCCGAACCGGCGCTGCACCAGTGCGACACCGATCCCGCCGGCTTTCAGTGGATCGACTGCAACGACAGCGACAACTCGGTCGTGGCGCTGATGCGCCGTGCCCGGAACCCCGACGACTTCCTGATCGCGATCGTGAATTTCACGCCGGTGCCGCGGCACGGCTACGTGATCGGCGCGCCCGCCGCCGGGCTCTACGCCGAGCTGCTGAACAGCGACGCCGCGATCTACGGCGGCGGCAACGTCGGCAACAACGGCGCCGTGCAGACGGAGGACATCCCGTCGCATGGATTCGCCCAGTCGCTGCGCCTGACGCTGCCGCCGCTCGGATTCCTGCTGCTCAAGCCGGAGCCGGGCGGGATCAGCGCTGACTCTTCTCCACAATCCACTCCCATTCGTCCGCCGGAACCGGCATGACGGAGAGGCGCGGAATGCGCGTCAGCGGGAAATCGGCGAAGCGCCGGTCAGCCTTCACCTCGGCGAGCGTCACCGGCGTCTTCAGCTTCTTCACCGGCTCGACGTCCACGGCGTACAGCTTGCCCGTCTTGTCCGCGGGATCCGGGTAGGCGTCGGCGGCGGCGCGGCAGATGCCGACCACCGCCTTCTCGTCGCCGGTGTGATAGAAGAAAATCTTGTCGCCTTTCTTCACACTGCGAAGGTGCCGCTGCGCGACCGGATTGCGGACGCCGGTCCACGACGTGCGTCCGTCCCTCGCGAGATCCTCGTAGCTGTAGTTCGACGGCTCCTCTTTGAACAACCAGTTCATGGCCAACGATTCTAAGCCCGCGTGGGCGGATCTCAGACTCACCGACTGCATCGAGCCCGGCGTCAGGCTCCTGCTGATCGGCATCAACCCCGGCGTGATGTCGGCGACGACGGGGCATCATTTCGCCGGTCCCACCAACCGGTTCTGGCGGCTTCTGTACGACTCGGGGATCGTGCCCGAGCCCGTCACCCACGAAGACGACGTGCGGCTGCCGACGTGGGGCATCGGCATGACCAACCTGGTCGCGCGTCCGACGCCGGGAATCGACACGCTGCGCCCCGAGGAATACCTGGAAGGCTGGAAGATCCTCGAACAGAAGATCGAACGCTACCGGCCCGGGATCGTCGCCTTCGTCGGCGTGACGATGTATCGAGCGTTGTGGAAGGTCATTACCGGCGAGCCGCGGGGGGCGGAGATCAAGCCGGGATTTCAGCCGGCCACCATCCACGGGGCGCGGATCTTCGTGCTGCCCAATCCGAGCGGGCGCAACGCGCACTTCTCCTACGCGGACATGCTGTCCGCGTTCCGCGCGCTCGCCCGTGCCGCGCGGCTCAGGGCGCCGCCGCGGCCGCGTCGCGCAACTGCGGCGGCGCGTAAGCGCGCCCGCGGGTGATCCCGCTATGAGGGACGCAAGCCGAGCTGGTAGATGTTCGAGAGGAGATCGGCCGGATCCGCGTAGACGCGATACGCCCCGGCCTGGGCCAGCTCCTGTTCGCCGTAGCCTCCGCTGAGGAGCGCGACCGCGAGCATCCCGGCGCGCCGCGCCGCGAGCACGTCCCACACCGCGTCGCCGACGACGTAGCACTCCGACGGTGCGACGCCGAGCTTCTGCTGGCAGGCGAGGAAGAGATCCGGCTCCGGCTTCGCCCGATCGACTTCGGTGCGGTCGACAATGACCATGTCGGACGGCGGATTCAGCGCGTCGAGCGAGGGCTGCGCGTCCTGGCGCTTGCCCGATGTGGCGATGCCGTGCTTGATCCCGGCCTCGCGCAGATGCTGCAGCAGCTCGAGCGCACCGGGCAAGGGGTGCCGATCCGGCATCAACGATTTATAGACCTCGCCGTGCCGCTTCTGCAGCCGCTCGACTTCATCCGGCGCCAGCCCGCGGCCGATCTCGTGCGCGGCCGCGCGCGTGATCAACCCGCCGCTCATGCCGATCAGGCGGTGCACCTTCCAGGACGGGACCGGGAGTCCGGCCTCCTGCAGCACGCGCCACCAGGCGAGCGTGTGGCCGTAGACGGTATCGACGAGGGTCCCGTCGAGATCGAAGATGACGGCGCGCACGGTCAGCCGCCGATCACTTGTGCGCCGCGGCGCGCTTCTTGACGGCCACCGGCGGCCGCACGGTCCGGGGCTCCGGGACCCACCGTTCGGCCCAGCGCCCGAGCGAGGCCAGCGACTGTTCGAGCGCCCGGCCCTTTTCGGTCAGCTCGTATTCCACGCGCACCGGCGTTTCGGGCACGACGATCCGCTCGACGATGCCTTCGGTCTCGAGCTCCCTCAACCGCTCCGACAGCATGCGGTCGCTGATGTCCGGGATCGAGTCGCGCAGTTCGGCGAAGCGCATGCGGCCGTTCAGCAGCAGCTGGATCACGGCGCCGGTCCACCGGCCGCCGATGAGCTCGACCGCCCGGTGGAACCTGGCGCAGAGCTGGGGTTTGAGGCCCATGCCTTGCATTCTATCAGTCCATCTGCACTTGACACAATCTACTTACTTTTGTATAGTCACTAAAGATTTCTTATCAAGGAGGACCGATGAGCACGACGACCCCCGCGAGCAGCACCACCACCCCCACCCTCACCGCCTGGAGCATCGACCCGGCCCACAGCCACATCGAGTTCGCGATCCGGCACCTGATGATTGCCACCGTCAAGGGACGGTTCGGCATCGTGCACGGCACCGTCTACTCGGATGATGCCGACCCGGCGAAGGGGCGCGCGCAGATCGAGATCGACGTCGACAGCATCGATACCCGCGAGGCCCAGCGCGACGCGCACCTGAAGTCGGCCGACTTCTTCGACGCCGCGACGTTCCCGAAGATCACCTTCACCAGCACGCGCATCGCCGACGTCAGCGGCGATCGCTTCAAGCTGATTGGCGACCTGACGATGCACGGGGTGACGCGCGAGGTCGCGCTCGACGTGACGTCGGAGGGACGGAACCGCGACCCGTGGGGCGGCGAGCGCGCCGGCTTCACCGCGACCACGAAGATCAAGCGCAGCGACTTCGGCCTCACCTGGAACCAGGCGCTCGAGACCGGCGGCGTGCTCGTCGGCGACGACGTGAAGGTGTCGCTCGAGATCGAGCTGGTGAAGCAGCAGTAACGGCGTCGGCGGTCAGCAGGAAGCCGGGCCCGCGACCCGGCTTCTGCCGCCGCTGCCTAGAACGAGAGGCTCAGGCCGAAATCGATCTTGCGCGTGCCCTGGAAGCTGGTGGGCTTGCCGTAGTTCTTCGAGTTGATCGTGCCGGTGTAGCCGACCAGATTGTGGTGGTTCGTGAGGTTCTGGACGTTGGCGTTCAGGTTGAGGCGATAGCGCCCCTGAGTCGACGCGGCTCCCTGCGACGCGGTGATGCCGCCGGCGTCCGAGCGGATCGAGATGCCGCCGGCGCGCTCGACCGGCTTGCCGAACGTCCAGCCGTAGGAGAAGTTGCCGTTCAGCGTCCACTGGCTGCTGCCGCGCTCGGTGTTGCGCCCGACGCCGGCCGGCCGATCGGTGAAGAGCAGGTCGCCGTTGGTGTCGACGCCGGTCCGCAGCGTGTACGGCGGGGCGGTGGACGCGTTCAGGTTCAGGTTCACGTTCAGCCCGCGCAGCTGCTGGCTGCTCCAGCCGACGTTGAAACGGCTGCGGACGTCGCCGTTCGACGGCCCCCAGTCATCTTCGATCAGCCCGGTCGCCGGCAGGCTGAAGGCCCCCTCGGTGTTGTTGAGCGTGCGTCCGAGGAACACGTTGGTGAAGATGCTCATCCGGCGCCAGTTCCACCGCGCGTTGGCCGGCGTCGGCCGCGCCCCCGGCGGCGGTGGCGGCGGCGGCGCGCCGCCCGCGATCATCACCATTCGCTCCGGACCACCGATCATCATCGGCCCGCCCGCCGGCCCGCCGGCGTTGAAGTTGATGCTGCTGCCGATGTTGACCGAATGCGTCCGCGACTCGGCGTCGCCGAGCACCTCGACGATGTTGGCGAAGAGCGGATCGGGACGCGCGCCGTTCACCGGCGAATTGAGGTTGCGGCCCCGCATCAGGTTGTCGCCGCTCGTGTGCGCGTAGGTCGCGTTGACCCGCACCATCCTGGTCAGCTGCCGATCGAACCCGGCGCTCATCCGGAAGTTGCGCGCCATCTGTAGACCGTCGGACAGCAGATACCGGTTGGTGGGCAGCGAAAGTCCGGCGATCGATCCCGGATCGGGATACGTCGGGTTCACGATGTTCACCTCGCGCTGGCGGAAGCCGTCGACGCGCAGCGTCTGCTCG
Protein-coding sequences here:
- a CDS encoding ABC transporter permease — its product is MKRSLRSWLWRVPVEQEIDEELDLHVEIKTRDLIQRGMDPAAARELALRRLGDVAALKRTLAGLARKRDREMNVTLRLEELWHDLTFALRQLRHSPGFTGVAALTLALGIGANSAIFALVDATLLRPLPYAQPDRLVTLWETTPKNPRSYVSPLNMQDWLARSRTFEKIAGFTPAVGGMVMAGADGTAETVSRQWVTAGIFDVLGVTPVVGRTFSEEDDAKRLSVVVLSESSWRTRFNADPGIAGRQLRLDGSMWTVVGVIPKEIQILGDTSMWAMRPIKGLPPRLRAAYALQVVGRMKPGVSVETAASDLQAVAAGLATEFPQTNKGRGVAVETLHRTMIGSDLRVTSMLFLGVVAFVLLICCANVASLLLARATVRVRELAVRSALGAGRRRIVRQLLTESVLLSLIGGALGAALGAAILSAAPSIVPAGLLPPTVQLAFDMRVVAFCAGAALVVGLLFGVMPAVKATQFSSAGIMASNSRSVTSGGGRLRALLVTAEVATAVLLLFGGGLLLRTLLAVDAYDRGYRAGSVLSMLIDPLGSKYPTPELLQQFYDQVDAEVSAVPNVAAVAWASALPLDFFDDGGLTYEIAGDAPLAERERPTTEYQVVSPSYFAALDLPILAGRGFERQDGPKSVPVCIVNEAFARSLGGRSAVGLRIALRPASAPQAAPSIREIVGVARQVKGRPDERNDFVQVYVPMAQDLADDVYMVVRPKAGPAEALTGAVRAAISRVDREQLVSVREVRTLDDIARAVTSRHRFRAVLVAAFAALALVLAMVGVFGILAYSVQQHVRDFGVRRALGATGSDILRLVTLGAARVIAAGVAIGLVLAAMLGRLIESVLFGVRPLDPATFAVVTIVLGITAALAIAGPAWRAVRIDPASALRQ
- the can gene encoding carbonate dehydratase is translated as MTSLPELFRNNRAWARAIVERQPDFFAALAAQQTPRYLWIGCADSRVPANEIVGLMPGELFVHRNVANVVVHTDLNCLSVLQYAVDVLAVRHVIVCGHYGCGGVRAAYLRMPLGLIDNWLRHVQDVRDRHQPQLALLDGDEPRIDRLCELNVVDQVRHVAQTTIVRDAWQRGQPLTLHGWIYDVKDGLLRDLGCTASTPDELAAACDRSTLAPAGGERRSPD
- the glgB gene encoding 1,4-alpha-glucan branching protein GlgB encodes the protein MLPATDAFDALAGARHSDPFSILGPHVDAGALVIRAFQPSAGRIDVVHAGGATTMERVHEGGVFEARLPGQRDVIDYRLRITYPGDDTVTIDDPYRYGRVITEYDLYLFGQGRHTRIYDKLGANLMRIGDAEGVHFGVWAPNADRVSVVGDFNAWDGRVHPMRRLGASGVWEIFVPGVAAGDRYKYEIRSSQHGELLLKADPYGLLFEKPPLSASVVADRGHTWSDAQWLIDRAGCNAWFDRPMAIYEVHLGSWARVPEEGNRPLTYSEAAERLIPYVKEMGYTHIELLPVMEHPFFGSWGYQVTGFFAPSARYGTPAEFKGFVDACHRNGIGVILDWVPGHFPKDAHGLARFDGTHLYEHADPRQGEHLDWGTLIFNYGRNEVRNFLLANALFWLEEYHLDGLRVDAVASMLYLDFSKGPGQWLPNRYGGKENLEAIDFLRELNTLTHGEHPGSITVAEESTAFPGVTRPTHLGGLGFTYKWNMGWMNDTLEYVKQDPVYRRFHHRLLTFSLLYAFSENYILPFSHDEVVHLKGSMWAKPTGDEWQRAATLRTLYGYMYAHPGKQLMFMGAEFGQHREWNHDVSLDWHLLDLPLHRGLQQFVRDLNRTYVAEPALHQCDTDPAGFQWIDCNDSDNSVVALMRRARNPDDFLIAIVNFTPVPRHGYVIGAPAAGLYAELLNSDAAIYGGGNVGNNGAVQTEDIPSHGFAQSLRLTLPPLGFLLLKPEPGGISADSSPQSTPIRPPEPA
- a CDS encoding EVE domain-containing protein, producing MNWLFKEEPSNYSYEDLARDGRTSWTGVRNPVAQRHLRSVKKGDKIFFYHTGDEKAVVGICRAAADAYPDPADKTGKLYAVDVEPVKKLKTPVTLAEVKADRRFADFPLTRIPRLSVMPVPADEWEWIVEKSQR
- a CDS encoding mismatch-specific DNA-glycosylase, which encodes MANDSKPAWADLRLTDCIEPGVRLLLIGINPGVMSATTGHHFAGPTNRFWRLLYDSGIVPEPVTHEDDVRLPTWGIGMTNLVARPTPGIDTLRPEEYLEGWKILEQKIERYRPGIVAFVGVTMYRALWKVITGEPRGAEIKPGFQPATIHGARIFVLPNPSGRNAHFSYADMLSAFRALARAARLRAPPRPRRATAAARKRARG
- a CDS encoding HAD family hydrolase, with translation MRAVIFDLDGTLVDTVYGHTLAWWRVLQEAGLPVPSWKVHRLIGMSGGLITRAAAHEIGRGLAPDEVERLQKRHGEVYKSLMPDRHPLPGALELLQHLREAGIKHGIATSGKRQDAQPSLDALNPPSDMVIVDRTEVDRAKPEPDLFLACQQKLGVAPSECYVVGDAVWDVLAARRAGMLAVALLSGGYGEQELAQAGAYRVYADPADLLSNIYQLGLRPS
- a CDS encoding helix-turn-helix domain-containing protein translates to MGLKPQLCARFHRAVELIGGRWTGAVIQLLLNGRMRFAELRDSIPDISDRMLSERLRELETEGIVERIVVPETPVRVEYELTEKGRALEQSLASLGRWAERWVPEPRTVRPPVAVKKRAAAHK
- a CDS encoding YceI family protein — its product is MSTTTPASSTTTPTLTAWSIDPAHSHIEFAIRHLMIATVKGRFGIVHGTVYSDDADPAKGRAQIEIDVDSIDTREAQRDAHLKSADFFDAATFPKITFTSTRIADVSGDRFKLIGDLTMHGVTREVALDVTSEGRNRDPWGGERAGFTATTKIKRSDFGLTWNQALETGGVLVGDDVKVSLEIELVKQQ